A region of the Pseudarthrobacter oxydans genome:
ACGGTCGCTTCGCCGCCGCCGATCATGACGGCACCGATGGCCGGCATCAGCGCCCGCGGCTGGGCAAGGACCATGGCCACCAGGTCGATCACGAAGGTCATCCGGAGGTTGGGCCGCGTGCCGAGGAAACGGAAGCCTTCGACGACGGAGCGGAGTCCGGGCCTGCCCGGGCTCCCTGACGGCGGCAGGGGCGGCAGCCGGTAGACCGCCCACAGCACGAACGCGAAACTTGCGAAATCAAGGGTGTACGTCCAGCCGAACCCCACCCAGGCCACCAGCACGCCGGCCAGCAGCGGACCGGCCGTCATGGCGAGGCCGAAGGACATCATGCTCAGTGCGTTGGCCGCAGGCAGGAGTTCGGTTCGGATCAGCATGGGGAGGATGGCGCTGCGGGCCGGCTGGTTGATGGCCTGCGCGCCGCTCTGCAGCGCCACCAGGAGGTACAGGACCCATACGTTGCCCAGCTGCAGCCAGGACTGCAGCGCGATCAGTCCGGTGGCCAGCCACATGACGGTGGAGGCCAGCAGCGCCACCTGGCGCCTGTCATGGGAGTCGGCGATGGATCCGCCCAGCAGCCCGCCGATCACCAGCGGCACCAGGGCGAAGACCGCCAGCAGGCCGACGTAGAGGCTCTCCCCCGTTATCCGGTAAACCTCAAGGCTCACTGCCACCAGGGTGAGCTGGCTGCCGACGGCGGATACGGCCGAGCCCACCCAGAGCCGGCGGAACGCAGGGCTCTCCCGGAGCGGCGTGATGTCAGCGAGCAGTTTCCCCACCCCGCAACCCTAGCGGCGGCGGTTTCTTCCCGTTCACAACGTGTTAGCCGAGCCTTATTGTGAGATGCTCATAATAAGTGCTTGAATGGTGGCATGACGGAACACTTTGACGGCCACGAGGCATGGGCTGCCGCCCTGCGTGCCCACGGCCGCAGGGTGACCAAACAGCGGCTGGCGGTCCTGGCCGCCGTCGAACGCCACCCCCACTCCCCCGCGGAGAGCATCCTGGCCGCCGCCCGCGCCGAACTGCCTGAGCTGACGGCACAGTCCGTATATGTGGTGCTCGGCGACCTGACGGACCTGCACATGCTCCGCAGGTTCGAACCCCCGCACTCCCCCGCCCTGTACGAGACGCGGGTGGGCGACAACCACCACCACGCCATCTGCATCAGCTGCGGCCGGGTGGAGGACGTCGACTGCGCAGTGGGCCACGCACCCTGCCTCACCCCCCACTGGGATGAAAACGCCAAGCCGATGACCATCCAGATCGCCGATGTCATGTACCAGGGCATCTGCCAGGACTGCCAGCAGTCCCAACAACTTCCTTCCAATCGTCCCCCGCAAGAAATAGAGAAATAGGAGAACAATGACTGCCATTTCAACA
Encoded here:
- a CDS encoding Fur family transcriptional regulator, which gives rise to MTEHFDGHEAWAAALRAHGRRVTKQRLAVLAAVERHPHSPAESILAAARAELPELTAQSVYVVLGDLTDLHMLRRFEPPHSPALYETRVGDNHHHAICISCGRVEDVDCAVGHAPCLTPHWDENAKPMTIQIADVMYQGICQDCQQSQQLPSNRPPQEIEK
- a CDS encoding MFS transporter — protein: MGKLLADITPLRESPAFRRLWVGSAVSAVGSQLTLVAVSLEVYRITGESLYVGLLAVFALVPLVIGGLLGGSIADSHDRRQVALLASTVMWLATGLIALQSWLQLGNVWVLYLLVALQSGAQAINQPARSAILPMLIRTELLPAANALSMMSFGLAMTAGPLLAGVLVAWVGFGWTYTLDFASFAFVLWAVYRLPPLPPSGSPGRPGLRSVVEGFRFLGTRPNLRMTFVIDLVAMVLAQPRALMPAIGAVMIGGGEATVGVLLASSAVGAFLAGLFSGPLGGVRWQGSAVVISVMGWGASMAAFGLVVLLAGRAPDGAVTPWLLPAAVCCALAGIADSISGVFRHTILQAATPDHLRGRLQGVFIVVVAGGPRIGDLLAGGATRLAAEGWVLLLGGGLCIAGAWAAASLQPGFRRYDARNPAP